The genomic window CCTTTCCCATAGTAACGCCCCGGCGCCCCTATTCTGCAGAGGTGCAGACGGCCGCCAGCTTGACCATGGGGTTGACTGACAGTTGGGAAGCGGGGCCAACAACCCCGCCAAAGGGGGCACTGGCAGCCGGCAACTGGTTAATCTCCTTCTGTCCATTGCATTCCATCATCTCATTTTACTATCACTGGGGTTCCCTAAGTTCATTTGCAGGGACTGTGACTGTTTGTATGAATTATCATGACTGTCAGCATTTTTGTAGAATGATGCTTTGTACAAAAAGGGAGgccaggtaggtagatagctATAGGTAGTGTATCAAAGACTTCATGCTCATTCCAGCATCTCCTAAGTAACAAAGTCGATCAAAATAGACGCGCGACAATTGAAAGTCAATGCTGAACAACCCCACGTAGCCGACTGGCTCCAAAAAGCGTTGCCATTCGGCGTTAGTACAGATCGATCATGGTCTCGATCGGAAGCATGAAGTCAAACCATTAAATTGCATGCAAAAGGCCAACCAAAGATCTGACAATTTTATACCACCCAGGGTGCCTTTGCCATGAAAACCACAACTCCTTTTGTCAataagcctttttttttcgttttatgAACCGTTACAAGCATTCccaaaggaaacaaaaatgAGTAAAATGATCATTCATTACATGGATTCAGCTTGTGCCTCAAGGGACTGGACCAGACCCTTGGGTGCTTGTTCACTACCGTTGGTCTTGATGCCTTCGACGGCCAGCACGGGACTTCCCGGGCGGCTAGCGACGAACTAAAGCATGGTACACATGCGTCAGTCAAGTTATGCACCAAGGACAGTGATAAGTATCAGGAACCAAGTATGGAAAAACAACTCACACTGCTGGCCGCGCTCAACAGAGCAATCAGCGAGCTCTGAACCACATCCTCGTGAAGGCCCACGCCCCATAGCTTTTTGCTGCTGCCCGATGCTGTGCACTCAATGTACGTCGCAGCCTTGACATCACGACCCTTTCCAACGGCGTGCTCCTTGTACTCGTTGACGTCGAGGTCGATACCGACTGACCGCAGCGCATTGGCCAGCGACGAGATGGGGCCGTTTCCCCGGCCACGCAGGGTGTACTCCCGACCGTCGGCCGAGATGACACCCTCGAAGACTCGCTTGAGGTTCTTGGTGTCCTGCGTCTTGCCCGGCGCTGGCGGCACTGGGCTCGAGGTCCTGTCGGGTGTGATGGAGTAGTCGACAATGCTGAACCTCGGATTGCCCTTCAGGAAGTAGGTCTCCTGGAACAGGTCCGTAATCTCCACCGGGAGCAGCTCGCGACCCCGCTCGTCCGCAATCTTCTGCAGGATCTTGCTGAAGTGCACTTGCAGACCGCGCGGGAGGTCCAGGTGCAGGTGCTGCTGGATGATCCAGGCCGCGCCGCCCTTTCCAGACTGCGAGTTGACCCTGATGACGGCCTGGTAGTCGCGCCCGATGTCCTTGGGGTCCAGAGGCAGGTATGGCACCTGCCAGTAGTCCTCATAGCCGGCTCCGCTGTCCTCGCGCAGCTGGAAGCCCTTCTTGATGGCATCCTGGTGCGAGCCGCTGAAGGCGCATACGACCAGAGATCCACCGTAAGGCGCACGGGGGTGGATGGGGATCTTGTTGCAgacctcgacgacgccgatAACGCGGTTCAGGTCtgagaagtcgactttgggGTTTACACCCTGAGTGTACAGGTTGAGGGCCAGGGTTACGAGGTCGACGTTGCCAGTGCGCTCGCCGTTACCAAACAGACAGCCCTCGACGCGGTCCGCGCCGGCCATCTGGGCCAGCTCAGCAGCGGCGACTGCGCAACCCCTGTCGTTGTGTGGGTGCAGCGAAATGCAGCACTTTTCGCGCTCCGAGATGTTGCGGCAGAAGTACTCGATTTGATCGGCGTAGACGTTGGGCGTCGACATCTCAACGGTGGCGGGCAGGTTGAAGATGATGGGGCTCTCTGCCGTTGGGTCCCATGCCGCCTTGACGGCCTCGCAGATCTTGACAGCAAAGTCCAGCCCGGTGTCCGAGAAGGTCTCGGGGCTGAACTCGAATCCCCACTCGGTACCAGCCTGTGTCGGGTCGTCCTTGGTCAGAGAACGAACCAATTTTGTGCAGCGTATAGCCAGCTCCACGCTCTCCTCTTCGGTGAAGCCGAACACAATGCGGCGGAAGCACTCGCTGGTGGCGAGGTAGATGTGTATGATGGCCTTCTTGGCGCCCTTGACGGACTCGACAGTCCTCCTGATCAGATCCTCCCGGCATGGTGAGAGGACCTGCAGAAACACATCGTCTGGGACAACGCCTGGGGTCTCGATCAGGCGCCTGGTGAAGTCAAAGTCGGTCTGGGAGGCAGATGGGAACGACACTTCGATCTCCTTGTAGCCCAATTCGCACAGCATCTTGAAGTAGGTCCATTTCTCGTCTCCGCTCTGTTGTTGTTTGCCAACGCGGGCGTGTTATTCACTGAAAGACAATCGGCAGCTTGTTTTCTGGCAAGGGTAGTGGCGCACCATTGGGTCAACCAAACTCTGGTTTCCATCTCTGAGATCGGTCGAGAGCCACCTGGGGGCTTTGTCAAGGGTCTTGTTGGGCCATTGGCGATCGGGGAGGTTCACAGGAGGGAACTTCCTATATTTTGTGGAGGGGTCCTTGAGCCTGAGCGTGGCGCCATTTGGTGTTAGTCACTCTTCTACAGCCAGACCTTTTTTGTGTGTATTCCTCCGAGATTTAAAAGGGTGGAAAACATGGATGAAATTGGTAAAATGCGATTCCGGAATCCAGCCATGCACAGGACAGACTTACATTGGCATTTTGGCGGGGGTTTTGCCTTCGATATAAAAGCAATTCGTCCGTTGCTGTTTACTGATGGGCCGCTGCTGGCTTTGTGCGCGCGTAGCGTAAGAGAAATAAAATTTCCCCGGGCTTTTTGCCAATGACGAAACTGAGGGGCTCAAGTTTGTTAATGTGCACGGCGGGGGAGcttatttttttctgtcgCTTGTTGCTACAGTCTttctgttgttgttttttttttctggaacCCAAGAACGACAAGACAATTACGTCTCAACTAAGAGATCTaggtttttttctctgtccCAAAAAGAATTTGTGTAGTACAAGATCTGGGGCTACGAGATGCGTGGTTGGAGATACTTATATTAGCAGCAACCTACTGCGCATTTAAAGCAACCACCCATCCTATCCCCCTCTTGTCTAAATCCGTCGTGACTGGGCCCTGAGTCACAAACCAcaagtaaggtacctaggcaagCAGGGTATACTGCGGCAGTTTGGAAGGGTACCCGCGAGCGAGCGAGCTCGGACACGGGAATAGCATCCATGGCATGGAGGTGGATGGGTGGATTGCGGGGCTCCATTCCGGGCGTTCAGACGGCTGCCGTCGGTCCAATACCAATTCACCAATACATTCCTTTTACTCACGCATACTTTTGTTATTAATTTTCCCACCTGTTTTCCTCTCCCACGTACTATGTTTGCCGGCTTTCCCaccgaccgccgcccaaaacAGCATGCCGCCTATATGACTCTGATATCTTGATGTTATTGATTAATtgatcaagaaaaaaaaaacgaataGCAGAGCTGGTGAAAAGAAGCACACAACAAGCACCGAGTCCCATTCACCAGTAGACATACAAGGCGTCGCAGTCACTGGCATTCAAGACGTGGACGTACAGGGCGTGCACATGCAACCCAGAAACTAACCGTACAGCAAAGGGCGTGGCACTGCAGGGCCAAGCTTGAGATGGAATTAAGGGTCCATTTGTCATCCGCAAGCGGGGATTTCGCATGCAGTTCTGGTTCTATCTAGAACAAACATCTGATGAGCGACGTCACATTTTATGCATGTCAACCTGTAGACAAACATCACCTGGCTCAGAGAAAATCTGGGTGTATCAACGATGTAGATAAAAGGTACCTAGAACCCAAGCAGGACTTTTTGACTCGAAGGGTCCAGCGGCAATAATGGAAACTATGTACAGGAGGGCAAAGAATATAAAAAGCAgaataaaaagaagaaaaaagtccCTTTGTATGTAAACGCCAGAAAATGCTGATGCTCAATGCTGTAAAactgaaaacaaaaaatagcTGAGAAGGAATGTCAGGAAGCGCCCATGCAGGCGGTGAAATGGGTATATAACATAACAAACATCAAATGGCGATATTAAAGGACGACACAGTACATCAGTTCTTTCCATTACCAGGTGAAACTTTCTTCAACAAAAGAACATACGTTGCCCTCATCTTGCACAGATCGAACAGCATCGCGAACATCGTCGGCCAAGGCACCAGGACCGCAGACTGTGACACACATGGCGCCGATCTGCTCCGATGCCTCCTTTTTGACCAAAAGAGGGATGTTTGGTCGACCGGGGAACATCTGCACTCCGTTAGAGGCAGACTGAATCTCCCTTGGGTTCTTGGGCCTTGTGACGAAGAGCTTGATCTGTAATATGTCTTTGCGGTTGGGGATGCGAAGCACCGTGTCCATCCACGGCCGGACCCATTCCAACGCCTCGTTGTCCCTGATGACCCAGACGAGCACGATGCGACGTGTGGCCACGGTGCGGTCGTTGTAGCCCTCGATAAGGTGCTTCAGGTAGCTCATCTGGTGTGTGATGCCAGTTGCGCCAGCGAAGAGAATCACATGCCCAAAGCTGTCGAGCGAGTGATGACCCGCATAGGGGCCCTCGAACGCAGCGCGCATCGAAATGGCACGGGTACCGTGGGCGGTAGCTTTGTTGTATAGCTTGCGCGTCATTCCGCTGTGGGCACCAATGATAAATGAGATTTCCGACTTCATGTCCTGCTTGCTAATTAGCAGCTTCGTCGTCTCCTTCTCTTGCATGGGCAGGGCATCATCAGCGGGGACGTGGTCGACCCAGGCGACAGAGAAAGGGTGGTTCTCCCAGGGGTTGACGCCGGCGAATCGAAGGTAAGCATGGGTGCCAGGGCGGACGTCGACATAGCGGGGGAGCTTCATGGTGACGCGGACAGCATCGCCTGGCATTGGCTCAACAACAGCCTCGGTGTAGCCACGCTTCGAGACGTTGCAGTAAGCGAGGCGGATGGCTCGAGCGAAACGGTCGGCCAACCACAAGACCATGATAGCCATCATCCAGGGAAGCTGGGGAAGGCCCCCAGGGTGCGCAGATGTCGCGCAATGGACCCACGTGCAGGCCAAAACGATGATGGCCAAAATGATGTGGGCGTTGAGGAAGGTCTCGTAGAATGCGTGGCGGACAGGGGAGAGCGACTGGAGCAGGATGATGGAGAAAGCCACGGTACCAACCATGCCAGAAGCGCAAAAGTTGTCATGAAGGAGCTTCCTGGTCACTGACTCCATACCGCCGTCGTTGACCTGCACATACAACCAGGCAAAGGTGTGAACAATAGCCTCGATAATGCAGATGCGGCCCATCCATCGGTGGATAAGATTGTACGTGTCGAAGCTGATGTGCAGCATTGGAATGAGGGGGTTGTTGCGACCGGCCAGGATGAAAAGAGGAATCATGTTGACGGCCGAAAGTGTGCCTGACCTGCCTCGAACCTCAGCGGCGAGTCTGAATGGGTTGGGGTCCTTGAAGTTGACCCAGAGCATAAAGACAAGGTTGCCGGTAGCGTAAAGGACCAAGAGGACCGTCTGTAACCTCGAGGGCAAGGTGCCAATGCTGATAGCCGATGACAGGCGGATCTCACGGTTGTGTCGTTTCTTGCCAAGGGGCGCGTATGTCAAATGCTTCTTCAAACCAGGCATAGGACCCCATTGTGTCAACCTCCAATAGTTTTGTTTGTCGGCAGCAAGGTTCATTGCCGACACGTGCCGCAGCTTCTGCCATGCGAGCTCGCTAAATCGAATGCAAAGGATGACGAGACAACTTATTCCCAGCATCCACCACAGAACGTCCTTGAACAACATATTTGTGTCCTGTTGGACGCCATTAAGCCCTGTGTTATAGGGCGAAATGTCTGGATTGGCCCATGTCATGTTAGTTTTTGCGGCCCGGCCAGATAAGGCATTGGGTATCGATGAGATGGTTGACGAGGATCCATCGGTGGCGACGGTCCCGCGTCGCTGGTGATCCATTGAAATTTGGTTTCTGATAGCTGAACGGGGTCAAAAAGATGTTGGTGTAGAAAGTGTCTTGTCCAAGGGAGACAAGAGAACGCGTGGGGGGGCGGTCGAGGCAGAATCCTCCCTTTTTGTGCCCTTTTTGAGTTGATCTAATATGAAAGGCTCAAGAAGACAAATGACATGCTGGCGAGAAAGAATATCGTGATAAAGTTGAAGTTCTGGGGTTACGCTTTGGCAAGCCaaaacaaaggaaaaaacCAGGCGTTGGTTGTCGGTGGCCTGTTTTCCTTTGTATCTTTTGATCCGTAGATATTGTCCTACTCGCCAAGAAACCGAACAAAGAATAAGTCGGTGGGGGGAGATTGCGACGTGGGTCTCGAGAGAACAGTCTGGGTCTGGGCCCGGGCGTAGCTGAATACAGGCGAATCAATAGTGAGGATGTCTTTGAATAGATGGTATGGACAAAGCGAGAAGAGTCCCCGCTGTGGTTCGGTTCCCAAAAGTGGTTGCTGATATTGTACTCAGTTGGAAAATTGGGATCGAATCCGGGTGTCAGTCACGTTGACAGTTGATCAACATATGGCAGTTAAATTGATCTTGGCAGTCGTCGTGAATCGAAGGAAGTC from Pyricularia oryzae 70-15 chromosome 4, whole genome shotgun sequence includes these protein-coding regions:
- a CDS encoding 2-isopropylmalate synthase; translated protein: MPMLKDPSTKYRKFPPVNLPDRQWPNKTLDKAPRWLSTDLRDGNQSLVDPMSGDEKWTYFKMLCELGYKEIEVSFPSASQTDFDFTRRLIETPGVVPDDVFLQVLSPCREDLIRRTVESVKGAKKAIIHIYLATSECFRRIVFGFTEEESVELAIRCTKLVRSLTKDDPTQAGTEWGFEFSPETFSDTGLDFAVKICEAVKAAWDPTAESPIIFNLPATVEMSTPNVYADQIEYFCRNISEREKCCISLHPHNDRGCAVAAAELAQMAGADRVEGCLFGNGERTGNVDLVTLALNLYTQGVNPKVDFSDLNRVIGVVEVCNKIPIHPRAPYGGSLVVCAFSGSHQDAIKKGFQLREDSGAGYEDYWQVPYLPLDPKDIGRDYQAVIRVNSQSGKGGAAWIIQQHLHLDLPRGLQVHFSKILQKIADERGRELLPVEITDLFQETYFLKGNPRFSIVDYSITPDRTSSPVPPAPGKTQDTKNLKRVFEGVISADGREYTLRGRGNGPISSLANALRSVGIDLDVNEYKEHAVGKGRDVKAATYIECTASGSSKKLWGVGLHEDVVQSSLIALLSAASSFVASRPGSPVLAVEGIKTNGSEQAPKGLVQSLEAQAESM
- a CDS encoding FreB protein encodes the protein MDHQRRGTVATDGSSSTISSIPNALSGRAAKTNMTWANPDISPYNTGLNGVQQDTNMLFKDVLWWMLGISCLVILCIRFSELAWQKLRHVSAMNLAADKQNYWRLTQWGPMPGLKKHLTYAPLGKKRHNREIRLSSAISIGTLPSRLQTVLLVLYATGNLVFMLWVNFKDPNPFRLAAEVRGRSGTLSAVNMIPLFILAGRNNPLIPMLHISFDTYNLIHRWMGRICIIEAIVHTFAWLYVQVNDGGMESVTRKLLHDNFCASGMVGTVAFSIILLQSLSPVRHAFYETFLNAHIILAIIVLACTWVHCATSAHPGGLPQLPWMMAIMVLWLADRFARAIRLAYCNVSKRGYTEAVVEPMPGDAVRVTMKLPRYVDVRPGTHAYLRFAGVNPWENHPFSVAWVDHVPADDALPMQEKETTKLLISKQDMKSEISFIIGAHSGMTRKLYNKATAHGTRAISMRAAFEGPYAGHHSLDSFGHVILFAGATGITHQMSYLKHLIEGYNDRTVATRRIVLVWVIRDNEALEWVRPWMDTVLRIPNRKDILQIKLFVTRPKNPREIQSASNGVQMFPGRPNIPLLVKKEASEQIGAMCVTVCGPGALADDVRDAVRSVQDEGNVCSFVEESFTW